A window of the Zeugodacus cucurbitae isolate PBARC_wt_2022May chromosome 4, idZeuCucr1.2, whole genome shotgun sequence genome harbors these coding sequences:
- the LOC105212488 gene encoding protein extra-macrochaetae, giving the protein MKSLTAVCQTGASMPPMNPNGRIARHAPQRGDGENAEMKMYLSKLKDLVPFMPKNRKLSKLEIIQHVIDYICDLQTELEAHPEIANFDAASALNMSDDSAHNSSMNSEENEQRLAERLSGADSSFGISTLQQQQNSALTTSTSSPALRQPLADRQAPNTILPGTNMSAAAAHTTMALHMQQQLQLQQQQWEQQMLQQQQQQQQAQQQQQQAQQQQTQQQHPQLPSGETVSC; this is encoded by the coding sequence atgaaatCCCTCACCGCTGTCTGTCAAACAGGTGCCTCCATGCCGCCAATGAATCCGAACGGACGCATTGCGCGCCATGCGCCACAACGCGGCGACGGCGAAAATGCCGAAATGAAAATGTACCTCTCCAAACTGAAGGATCTCGTGCCGTTCATGCCGAAGAATCGCAAACTTTCCAAGTTGGAAATCATTCAACACGTCATCGACTACATTTGCGATCTGCAAACCGAGCTGGAGGCACATCCCGAGATCGCCAATTTCGATGCGGCCAGCGCGCTAAATATGTCCGACGATTCGGCACACAATTCAAGCATGAATAGCGAAGAGAATGAACAACGTTTGGCTGAACGACTATCGGGCGCTGACAGTAGTTTTGGCATCTCAacgttgcaacagcaacaaaacagcGCGCTAACAACCTCCACATCTAGTCCTGCCTTGAGACAGCCTTTGGCTGATCGTCAAGCACCGAACACCATCCTGCCCGGCACAAATATGAGCGCAGCTGCTGCACACACCACAATGGCGTtacatatgcaacaacaattgcagctgcaacagcaacagtggGAACAACAGatgttgcaacagcaacaacaacaacagcaagcgcaacaacaacaacagcaagcgcagcagcagcaaacgcaacaacaacacccacAATTGCCCAGCGGCGAAACGGTGAGTTGTTGA